In Thermoanaerobacterales bacterium, one DNA window encodes the following:
- the hfq gene encoding RNA chaperone Hfq yields the protein MTKAQINLQDAFLNQLRKENIPVTIFLVNGFQLKGLVRGFDNFTVILESDGKQMMVYKHAISTISPSRPVNTSPAVAEQKGGQ from the coding sequence TTGACCAAGGCCCAAATCAACCTCCAGGACGCCTTCCTGAACCAACTCCGCAAGGAGAATATACCCGTGACCATCTTCCTGGTCAACGGGTTTCAGTTAAAGGGTCTGGTCCGGGGGTTTGACAACTTTACGGTGATTCTTGAAAGCGACGGTAAGCAGATGATGGTCTACAAGCATGCGATCTCGACGATCAGCCCGTCCAGGCCGGTAAACACCTCGCCGGCGGTCGCCGAACAGAAGGGCGGGCAGTAG
- a CDS encoding methionine gamma-lyase family protein, protein MANIDLAALADAVEEEVRAVYAAVDEIALANHARVLSAFRAERVSDFHMRGSTGYGYGDAGRETLDRVWARVFGAEAAIVRTQIV, encoded by the coding sequence ATGGCAAACATTGATCTTGCGGCCCTGGCCGACGCCGTGGAGGAGGAGGTCCGGGCCGTTTACGCGGCTGTCGATGAAATCGCCCTGGCCAACCACGCGCGCGTCCTGTCCGCTTTCCGCGCCGAGCGGGTCAGCGACTTCCATATGCGGGGCAGCACCGGCTACGGCTACGGAGACGCCGGACGGGAGACCCTGGACCGTGTTTGGGCCCGTGTCTTCGGGGCCGAGGCGGCCATTGTGCGGACCCAGATCGTT
- a CDS encoding methionine gamma-lyase family protein: protein VSGTHALALGLFAVCRPGDEVLSLGRPYDTLADVIGLGGAPPGSLTALGVTCREVADEPGGDVPLDELVTAVGPRTKVLYLQRSRGYAWRRGLDLQSMARVIAAVRERHP, encoded by the coding sequence CGTTTCCGGCACGCATGCCCTGGCCCTTGGACTTTTCGCTGTCTGCCGCCCGGGGGACGAGGTTCTTTCCCTGGGGCGACCCTACGACACCCTCGCGGACGTTATCGGCCTCGGCGGAGCGCCTCCGGGTTCGCTGACCGCCCTGGGCGTGACCTGCCGTGAAGTCGCGGATGAGCCCGGGGGAGATGTTCCCCTGGACGAACTTGTTACGGCGGTCGGACCGCGGACGAAGGTTCTGTACCTGCAGCGTTCCCGGGGCTACGCCTGGCGGCGCGGACTTGATCTGCAAAGCATGGCGCGGGTGATCGCCGCCGTGCGGGAGCGGCACCCG